From Apium graveolens cultivar Ventura chromosome 9, ASM990537v1, whole genome shotgun sequence, the proteins below share one genomic window:
- the LOC141685883 gene encoding uncharacterized protein LOC141685883 — translation MLAYGLEAVVPLEITHGSPKIEDYESETNEEGMRLALDSIDEVRDEANVRNTEHQRRASLYFNRRVKQRFFYQGDLILRKIEASRVEEKEKLTPNWERPYKVKKT, via the coding sequence ATGCTAGCTTACGGACTTGAGGCAGTGGTGCCCCTTGAAATCACACATGGATCCCCTAAGATTGAAGATTATGAATCGGAAACCAatgaagaaggcatgaggctcgcTCTCGATTCCATTGACGAGGTCAGAGATGAGGCCAATGTTCGCAATACAgagcatcaacgaagagcctccctctattttAATAGAAGGGTTAAACAAAGGTTCTTTTACCAAGGAGACTTGATCTTAAGAAAGATTGAGGCTTCaagagttgaagagaaagaaaagcTAACCCCTAACTGGGAAAGGCCGTATAAGGTCAAGAAAACATGA